In a genomic window of Hyphomicrobiales bacterium:
- a CDS encoding GntR family transcriptional regulator has product MLKGNGDPVLSSQSLKALLGIRELVYNGTMRPGERMSELALVDRLGLSRTPVRAALARLELEGLLEALPSGGYAVRAFSDADVSDAIELRGVLEGTAARLAAERGVAPSVMREAQDLLAQLANTLDGKGGLQQFETYMRLNEDFHELLAKMSGSVMLQRELERLAVLPFASPSAFVDAHAAMPGFEDVLAVAHNHHRALIEAIENREGARAEALGREHARLARRTLDRVLESAELRSRVPGLALLADDGQRDNEGTED; this is encoded by the coding sequence ATGCTTAAGGGCAACGGCGATCCGGTTCTGTCCTCGCAATCTCTGAAGGCGCTGCTCGGCATTCGCGAGCTCGTCTACAACGGTACCATGCGCCCCGGCGAGCGCATGTCGGAACTCGCGCTGGTCGATCGCCTCGGCCTGTCGCGCACGCCGGTGCGTGCCGCGCTTGCCCGTCTTGAACTCGAAGGTCTGCTCGAAGCGCTGCCGTCCGGCGGCTATGCCGTGCGCGCGTTTTCCGATGCCGATGTCAGCGATGCGATCGAACTGCGCGGCGTGCTGGAGGGGACGGCCGCGCGCCTCGCCGCCGAACGCGGTGTGGCCCCGAGCGTGATGCGCGAGGCCCAGGATCTGCTGGCGCAGCTCGCGAACACCCTCGACGGCAAGGGCGGCCTGCAGCAGTTCGAGACCTACATGCGGCTCAACGAAGATTTCCACGAATTGCTGGCCAAGATGTCAGGCAGCGTGATGCTGCAGCGCGAGCTGGAACGCCTCGCCGTTCTGCCCTTTGCTTCGCCGAGTGCGTTTGTCGATGCCCACGCCGCGATGCCCGGCTTCGAGGACGTGCTGGCCGTTGCGCACAATCATCACCGTGCGCTCATCGAGGCAATCGAAAATCGTGAAGGCGCCCGCGCCGAAGCCCTGGGACGGGAACATGCCCGGCTGGCGCGCCGTACCCTGGATCGTGTGCTCGAAAGCGCAGAACTGCGCAGCCGCGTACCGGGTCTTGCCCTGTTGGCCGATGATGGACAGCGGGACAATGAGGGAACTGAGGACTGA